The stretch of DNA CGCCGGATTCTTTGCTCCGGCATCTCCCTGGTGGCTGCGATTCATGCGAACGCCCCCCACATAACGCGCTGCGAAATGCATGGCTTGTCCTTGAATCGATAACAAATTATTCAGCGACGGACGCACGCGTTGATAACCCTTTCCGTCCGACGTCGCACGCTCCACAACTTTTGGCAACAGTTGACGCACCAACTCACTCCGCTGGCGGGCATAACCGATCAGGTCATTTCCCAAATCGAAACGATTCGCATCCGGATCGGGATCGATGCCCCGCGTATCTTCGTCTGTCGCGAAGATCAGGCCCGGCTCCCCGCTCCGTGCGGCGATGGCCTGTAATAGCGGAACTTCTCCGCGCGGACCGCCCGGTAGCGGCGCGTAACCGTATTGAATGGCCCAGATGTCATAAGGACCAATCGTCGTCGAGAAATAGTCGCCTTGCTTGTCTTTATCCGGCACGATGTTGGTCGGCAGATAGTCCATCACCGACGCAGCCAAACCGGTTTGGCTCGTGAGTTCACGATTCTGCAGTTCCTCCAAGCTGCGAAACGTGCTTGCTTTGAAATTGTGACGTAATCCCAACGTATGGCCGACTTCATGCATCACGACCTCCTTCAGTCCCTGCATGACGGCCGTCTCCTTCAGTTCTTCCAATCGCTCTCCCTCGGCATGCAACGGCAGTACACTATGCACCAATGCTAACTGGTGGGACATTCCCTGACAGTTGCTGCAGTGGTGCGCGTGTTCGGCGGCGGATTTCTCTGCTTGCTGCTGCCGATAGGTTTCGATATCCAGCGCTCCGCCAGTCATTCCCGCCACATCCTCTTGCGTGAGCGTTTCAATCTGCTTGCTCCACGATTTGACAAAGTCGGCGTCGAGAATAATATCGGCATCCAAAATCTCGCCGGTGTACGGATTGATCCGTGATGGTCCCATCGCGAAACCAGCATTGGCCGTCATCCAGCGGAAGGTGTTGTAATTGATGTCCTCCGGATCCCAAGTGGCATCGTCGGGCTGCTGACGCACTTCGATCGCGTTGAGAATTCCAGCTGCTTCGAATGCCTTATTCCACTCCGCTATTCCTTCGCGGATCGGCTGACGGTATTTGTACGGAACGGTGTTCTCGATCCAGAAGACGATGGGCTTTTTCGCCGGCGACAATTTGGCCGACGGATCGGCCTTCTGCACATTCCAACGATTGATCAGCCGCACGAATTGATCGTCGCCATCGTTGTCCGAATAGTCTTTTACTGCTGTCACAAAGTACCCCACACGATCATCGGCCAACCGCGGACGGTAATCCGACGGGGTCAACCGGCTGATCGAATAGTGCACGTGAATCGTCACACCGCGCGTATCGGCCACCGTGTCGATCTTTACATGGCCGCTCGAGGCGTACGTTGCCGCCACTTCCAGCTCGACATTGTTCTTGAAACCCTTAACCCCGGCCCAATTCGAACGATCCGCCGCGAATGAGAATCCCGGCAGTACGTGCGAAATCTGGGGCAGATCGGACATGAACACCTTAGTGATATCAACCAAATCGCCGCCGTGCGGGCCTTTGGTAATCACCGGCAGGCTGAATAGCACGCTATCGGTAAACGCATTGGTGACGGCTGTCGATTCTGGGCTACCGTGATTTGCCCGAAAACGAATATTACGGCGGACGATTTGAATGCGGTCGTCGACCTTCTTAAATCGCCACACCCAGTCGTCATCAAATCCCCAAGTCATGCCTCCCAAGAGTGGGGTTTTGCCGATACCTCGAGCGATTGAGGTGAGCACTAAGTATTCGCTACCGAGTTGTTGAGGCCCCATTTCCGCATAGAGTTTGCTCCCTTTGCGGTACAGCGGCACGACCCCTTCAATGGCCGTTGCCCCTTTGAGGATTTTTTCGTACGACGGTTTGCCGGCTGTATCCGCGGCTTTCGCAGCGCTCTCTCCACCGGCAATAGCGGCGGGTACCCAGAGTGCCATCGGTACGATTGCGATCGCGACGATGGCACGCTTGGCGAAACTTGTGACTCGCATGACTGCTCCTCTTCGACTCGCTGAGGGGTTTATTTTAAGTAACCGGCTGGTCGGCCGGATTGGCTGTATCAGGGACTCTTGAACCCGGCTCACGTGGAACCGGGTTCAAAAGTCGTTGCACATCAAAAGGTGCTTGCAACAATGATTCCTTGATTTGTTTGTTGCCGTATTACAGCAACGTCTTGCTCGGTGCGGAGTGAGAATCGATTCTCGCTCGTAACTCCGCTTTACGGGCCGCTCCGACAACCTTTTCGACCGGCTGTCCGTCCTTGAAGACCATCAACGTCGGCAGGGCTTTGATGCCGTAGCGGGCCGCGATTTGCGGATTGTCATCCACATCCACCTGTGCCACCACCGCTTGACCGCCCAGTTCACCCGCCAGTTCATGGATCACCGGTTCGATCATCCGACACGCGCCGCACCAGTCCGCTCCAAAATCGACCAACACCGGCAAGTCGTTGTCGAGCACCACCGACGAGAACGTCGCATCGGTGACATCCACCGGCTGCCCGGCCGCGGCTTGGGGCACTGCTGTGTGCGGGACCCGAGCTTGTGGAGCACGAGCGTGCGAGATGGCATCGCGACGTAACTGTCGTTCGACTTCCCGCGTGGGGTTATTCGTCACAGCGGGTTGAGCGACTTCGGCTCGCTCTCGTTCAATGATGGTATCCATCGTTGTAAACTGCGGTCGCTGCCGTTGCGGGCTTTGCAGTGACCACCACAACGCCAACCCACCCACTGAAACCGCGACTGCCAGATAAAGTTGTATGCCTTGATTCAACATGTTTTTCTCCTTGTGCCAACCGCGAAATTGCGGTCTGTGGTTGTATACAGCAAGCGGCGTGCCTAACCGAGCCAACGTTAAGAAACAGGCAAAACACCCGCGTTTTTACATGTTTTTGCAATCCATCGAGCCATTGCGCTGGGGCATAATTCCCCAAGCGACGCCTTCTGCCCCCGACGATCAGTTCCAACGTCCTGTTGTTTGCCGCATGAACTCACGCGACCTCGACGACCGCGCAAAAAAAACCCGCGCCCGGCAGATTGACTTGCCGGACGCGGGTAACTGCCAGGAGTTCACCACGCTCCTGTCTCATCATTTGCTCAGCAAATCACTCCGTCGCTGTTTTGGCTTCGGACAGATTCACCGAAAGCGGTTTGGACGGTTCTTGTTCCATCACGTCCAACAATTCCACTTCAAACACCAACACTTCGTTGGGTCCAATTGCCCCACCTGCTCCGCGGGGACCGTATGCCAACTCCGCAGGAATATACAATTCCCATTTCGCTCCCGGGGACATCAACTGCAAAGCTTCCGTCCAACCAGGAATGACGCCGCCGACGTTGAACTCGACCGGCTCGCCACGCTTGTAGGAGCTGTCAAATTCTTTGCCGTCCATCAATGTGCCGCGATAGTGCACTTTGACGCGATCCGATTCGGAGGGCTTTTTGCCGTCACCCGCTTTAATGACACGATATTGCAGTCCGCTGGCGGTCTCGGAGACGCCCTCTTTCATTTTGTTTTTCGCGAGAAAGTCCTCGCCTTTCTTCTTCGCTGCTTCACTCATCTTGGCATGTTCGGCCATCAAGGCTTCCATTTGCTGTTTTTGAAAGGCCGTTAAAACAGCCGTCATTTCCTCATCGGAATATTTCGAAGCCTTGCCGGCCATTGCATTGCGAAATCCTTCAATGAATTCGTCCGCCTGCAACGGGAGCTTCTGTTCCTGCATACCCTGTGCCACATTCGTACCGATGATGTAACTGAGAGCCTTCAAATCGACTCCCGCCTCGGAGGCGTTTGTTGCCTCACCCGCTTTGGATTCGCCAGAGGACGCTTTCGCCGATGTGGCGGCCGTATCCGCTCGCGCCGTTTGCAAGCTCCCCTGCATTAGTCCTGTACTTGCAGCAACAGCCCCCACACCCAGCAAGGCGCCCATGGCAATGGGGTACTTCATTTTTGAAAAACTGAAACTCATCTCAACGTCTCCTGGTTCGTGTTTAGAAGGGAAAGCATAAATGGTTTTGCACCGGACCAACTTGTTTTGTTGTTGTGCCCCCGTGCGGTTTTAAAACACAAATGCAATCGACGTGCCAAACATCTCAGTCCCGTTCCGCTGGAGATGGCAAGCATGCATTTCCACCTAGCCCGCTAGGAGAATATGCGTTTTTTAAATTTCTAATTCGCGTGAATCACTCATCCGCTTCCGGCGTGCTCCCAGCGGGGCAGGCTTCCCCAACGTGGCGCTTTGCCCCGTTCTCCTCACGGTTCCCTAGGCCAAGTCAATCAACGATCCGCTTTACCGAACCGTTTGCAAATTCTAAACGGCGGGTGAGGTACCAATTGTCCTGTTCCGGCTAAAACAAATAGCCACCAGGTCACAAATTCATTTGTCTGATCGGGAGACGAATGAGTAAACTGGTCAGCGCCGTTCAGCCGGCGCATCGCAAAAGCGTTGCACAGTCTACGGCCACGCATCTCTGGAGAATGTGCAAGATTTTGAGTGACAACCGATTTCGACATCAGCAATACACAAACGCTCCGCCGGCGACGAGATATCACCTCCTCCGCGCGGATCCCGGTCCAGAATTGGACAGCGAAGAGTTTCGCGTGCGCATGCGGGCCGTCGGCGAGAGATTGCGGGCCGCCGGTGTTTCGTCCCTCTATCTGGTGCATGGAACGTTTGTGGGCGGAGACGCTGCCGGATTGTGGTTGGAATTGTCGCGACTGCTGCCCGCTTACGGCGATGTGCTGCGACAGTTGAACAAACAATGGGTGGACGCCACCGTCGGCGAACATGGCAACTTTACCGCTCAGTTTGCGCAGAAGCTCGAAGAGTCACTCAACGATGGCAGCGAACGACAGATTTCAGTCCGCGTCTTCCATTGGTCGAGCGAAAACCACCACATCGGCCGTGCCGACGCTGCCGTCCGGTTGTTCGATGAATTGGACAATCGAAAGGACCAAGGACGGATTTTGCTTTGGGGTCACAGCCACGCCGGCAACGTCTTCGCGCTGTTGTCACAGCTGCTCGCGGCTGACAATGCGACAATCGACCTGTTTTTCAATACGGCGCAGGTCTTTTTTCGCAATCCAATGACGCGGCGGATTGATCTCCCCTGGTGGCCGGATGTCTGGCGGCGGCTCAACGATCCCCACCGTGTGCTGTCTGCCGACCAATGCGATTTTGTCACGTTCGGGACACCCATTCGTTATGCCTGGGATCCCCATGGGAATGCACGACTTTTGCATTTCATCAATCATCGACCGCGCGAGGGATCCCCCGATTACTTGTGCCCTTTTCCACCCACGCTCGACGACATCATACATGCAGCGGATGGCGACTATATTCAGCAACTAGGCATCGCGGGAACCAACGTGCCTCCCGGCGTCCTTGCGTGGCGGAATTTCTTGGCCGACCGCAGGCTCAACCAATTGTTGCAGCACAACCTGCGGCTGCGCGATCTTCACGAGCGTCTCAAGCTGGGAATGCGTGTTCCCGAACAAGGGGTCTCGCTGTTGTGTGACTACGGCACACCAACCGGCAACATCGCACGGCACCACGCCGGTCATGCGGTTTATACACAACTACAATGGCTGCTTTTTCACGCTGAACAAACCTGCGCGTATTTGTATGGGTGAAACCTCAAGGCGTCGCCTTCAAGCAAATAGAGTGTTCAATGCCTACCCAAATTCACTGGGGCGACACTTGAACCGGATTCTCCGTATCAATTCGCCAGAGAAAAATATTGCTCGGCTGAGTGCGAACAGCCTCTCGCCAATTGGGGTGATTCCACAGTTCCACCCGACCTGACCATCCACCAGCGATGATTGTCTGGCCATCTGGTGAAAAGAGCAGATGTTGGAAACTCCCTCGCCCCCCCGGAATGGGCAGTGAGAGCAGTGCCTCCCAATGACGCAGGCGCCACAAGCGTATCGCTGTGTCGTCAAATGCACCGGCCACCAGTGCATTCCCGTCCGGTGAAAACTTCACGGATCGGTAAATGGAAAAGCCTCCTTGCAGTATTTCGATCTCTTGATTGTTCAAATAGTCCCAAAGAGCGATCTCGCCACGCTTTAATCCCAGTGCAATCGCGTGGCCGTCGGGTGCAAATGCCATAGCTGTTGCCGCCATGGGAGTATTGAGGCGACTGGGCTGCAAAAATCCTTTGCGCCCGAAAGGGATAATCATGTTTTGGCCGGAATTCGTTGCAATCCATTTGCCGTCACTCGAAATTGGTATCTGCAAGTTTTCACCATGCAAACTTCCATGCCCCAGGGATTGGTTATCGAGACGGTCGTTTGTCACCATGTCCCACAGCGAAATGGTATTCACGTCGCTCTCCCATGCATTGCTGCCAACCAGCAAACGTCGATTGTCGGCCAAAATTGCCAATTGCATAGGGACACCCTCTTCGAGACTTATCTGAGACTGTTCCTTATAAGTTAACGAATTGACAATGCGGACGATGCTCTTGACCGATCCATGTTCCAGACCTCCGAGTGCCAGATGTTCGCCATCGGGTGAAAATGCTAGCGAGAAAATGGAATCGCCCGTTTCTTGATGGACGAGGCGTGGAATCTCCGCAGCGATGTCCCAAATTTGCCACCCTCCGCTTGCCTGACGCGGGTCCCTCGTACCGGTATGCTGACCGAGCGCCAAAAACCGACTATTCGGGGAGATCGCGATGCCTTGTAACCCCAATGGTTCCGCGGCAAGTTTCGTACGATGAAAACCGGCAGAAATGTCCCACACGCGCAGTCGGCCCGCACTGTCTCCCGCTACGAACAGTCGACCGTCCGGGGAAAAGTCCATTCCCCAAAACGCAACGCCGTCATTCTCAATCACATGAGCGATACTTTGCGTTGGCAGATCCCAAAGATAAATCGGCCCATTGCTGCCCACCGATGCCATCGATTGATCGTCCGGCGCGATCCGGATGGCTTGCGCCGTATCCTCTTGCTGCCCCACTAATGAAATCCAACGAATTCCATTCTCGACGCTATCAAATCTGACATCGCCACTGTCGCCGCAATAGGCCACATATCTGGAATCGTGTGTAAATACGGCGGAACGGACCGATGTGCCGTAGCGACGTGTTTTATCCAAAGTGTAGTTCGTCGTGTTCCAGACGATTGACGTGCTGTCGCGGCTAGCGGTGACCAACCACCTCCCATCTTTTGAGAACTCGACCGATTCGATCCGTCCGCGGTGTGCTTGAATCGAGTGACGTTCCTCCATACTGTCCAAATCCCAGACCTTGAGCACTCCAGCATCATCGGCCGAGACCACGTCCGATGTCAGCGGCGAAAACGCCACACCGACAACCATTGTCTCATGCCCGGTTAATGTGCCGATTTCCTTCCCCGACTCCACTTCCCAGATTCTGACCGTATGGTCGTCGCTTGCCGTTGCCACGCGTGAACCATCTGCTGAGAACGTTACGCAGTTCACTTCATTCGAATGCCCCTTTAGAGTTTGCAAGCGTTGGCCGCTGGCCGCATCCCAGATATGGGCCAATCCGTCGCTGCCCGCGGTTGCAAAGGAGCGGCTATCCGGCGAAAACCGGATGAAGTAAATGTTATTGAGATTGTCATCCTCGTGAGCGTGGGCGTCGAAGGAAGTGAGCAAGACCGGCGGTGGCGCGTAGTCTTGAGGATGCGCAAGTTTCCACAGGTAATGCCATTCAAATCCCCGCAGATCGCTGTTCCCGTCCTGCGGCAAATGGGGCTTCAGCAATTCTTGTATCGCCGTGGATGTGTTGGGTTGGTCCTTGATACGAAAGTAACTATCGGCCCAGATTTCACCGGCACGTTTGACGTCACTGTAGTATTGGTCTTCGCGCAACACTTCGGGATCGCTGGCGCTCGCACCGTTTCCATCGAAAACGGAAACCGCTCCGCGAGGCATTGCAAACCAAGCGACCAAGGAGACCAAAGCGGCAATTGCAACGGCTCCCATCAGGACACTGACGCCCGAAAATTTTCTGCGGTTCACCCAATGCACCGTTTTACGCAGCGTGCCCTGTCCGCGCGCAAGAATCGGCTCACCACGAAGAAACCGCCGTAAATCAGCTGCCAAATCACCCGCCGTCGCATAGCGTTGCGCAGGTGTTTTCTCCAAACACTTTAGACAAATCACCGCTAATTCCCGGGGAATCTCCGGCCGCTGTTTGCGGAGCGAAGGAGGTTCTTCGGAAACCACTTTTTGCAATGTCTCGAGGACTGTTGCTCCCATGATCGGCGGCTTGCCAACCAGCAGTTCATACAGGATCACACCTAGCGCATAAATGTCGCTGGACTCATCAACATCCTTCGTCCGGCCGGCGGCTTGTTCGGGTGACATGTATTGCGGTGTTCCCAAAATCGCACCGGTTTGTGTCACACTGCTGTCAGCCGCAATAAATTTAGCGATACCGAAGTCTGTGATGCGCGGAATATATGCGTATTCACTCCTCTTTGGCACTGACGGATCCGGTTCCAACATGATATTGCTGGGTTTCAAGTCGCGATGGACGACCCCCTGACGATGGGCATATTCGCTGGCCTCCACCAATTGTGCGACCCATTCGGCTACTTTCCGGGGATCATTCACCAAACCTTGTGCGCAACGCCGCGCGATCCACATTGCTAAATTTGGACCCGCGCAGTATGCGGAGAGGATATACCGGCCTTTCTCGAATTTTCCGGCTTCGTACACCGGAATGATATTCGGATGCGTTAGCGCTGCCGCGGCGCGCCCTTCGCGCAAAAAACGACGATCCATATCATCTGAAATCGAGGCATCCATACGCGGAATCTTGAGCGCGACCTCCCGATTCAACTGCGGATCAAACGCCAAGAGGACGACCCCATTTCCTCCCTCGCCAATTTTGTCCAGTACTTTAAATCGGCCAAAATGTTTGGGGAACGTCCGCGGTTCCGAGGACTGCTGATTTGTCTGGGCATTGGTCAGCGCGACGGTTGCGTCTCGATGAGAGATGAAGCCGGCTAGATCCGTCTCATACAACTCTTTGAGCATCAACAGAATTTGCAATTGTTCCGAACCGAAGCGTCGCAGGGCGTCGGCTTCGATCGCCGCTGTCTCCCGGCCCTCGCGCAGGGCCTCCTCAAACTCGTCGAGCAAAACAAGCCATTTGAGATCCTTCGTCGGTGAATCGTCAAAGCTCACAATTCTCATCCCGTCGCAATACGGTGATGTCACATCAATCGCCGCTGCTCGACCCGGTTGGTGCTGAGCCGTGGCGCAGCACTCAATTATCGTAACGCGCCCAAGTGAATTCATGAAGCACCACAGCCCTTTTGTCACATCCGGGCCAATTCCCGTCCCAATTCGTTAGCGCGCTCCAAATCCCAAAAAACTGTGAAAACACTCATTGACATGTCGCGAGTTGACGATACAATGAAGTAGGAGCCAATCATGAAAGCAAAAAAAACAAAAGCAACGATCGCCCCAATGGAAGCGTTTGGACAAGCAGCAGAATGCCTCAAGGCACTGGCGCACCCGGCGCGACTCCGCATGGTGCAGCTGTTGCTCGATGGCCGGTACACCGTCGGGGAGTTGGCAGAAGACTGTGATATTCCCAACAATGTGGCGTCGGAGCATCTCCGATTGATGCAGCGTTGTGGTTTTTTGACAAGCCAACGCGAAGGGCGCAAGGTGTTTTACGAAGTCGCTGAACCACACTTGGCTGACATCATGAAGTGCATCGAAAGCCGGTTTCTGGCAGCCCCCTGAAGGAGACTGCTTATTTTTTTGACACATATATCATAACCTTACGATATTACGAGGTATTATCATGGCCACGCTAAAAACGATCTCAGTCCAAGAACTGGCGGAAATCGGAGACCAAAAGAAGGTCGAATTGATCGACGTCCGCACTCCGGCGGAATTTCGCGAAACACACGCAACCATTGCTCGCAACGTTCCACTGGATGCACTCAACCCGGAAAAACTGCTTGCCGACCGAAATGGTTCAGGGGATCAACCGCTGTATGTGATCTGCAATAGCGGCAATCGGTCAAGCAAAGCGTGCGAGAAACTGATCCATGCCGGTTGCGAAAATGTGGTGAATGTGGAGGGGGGCACGCAGGCTTGGGAACAAGCCAATCTCCCGGTCGTCCGCGGCAAGAAGACAGTCTCACTGGAGCGGCAAGTCCGCATCGCCGCCGGCAGCTTGGTGTTACTGGGCAGCGTGTTAGCTTTGACGGTGCATCCCTATTTCGCCGGACTGGCCGCCTTTGTGGGAGCGGGCTTGGTATTCGCCGGCGTGACCGACACCTGTGGCATGGCCATGCTGCTCGCCAAGATGCCTTGGAACCGCGTCAGCAGCGACGATCAACAATGCCGTGTTGCTTGATGCCCGATTCCATCAGCGAACACGAAACAGATGAAAGGAACAATGTCATGTACTTCCAACGTTATTACTTAGAATGCCTGTCGCATGCCTCCTACATGGTGGCCGACGAACAAACGGGCGTCGCTGCAGTGATTGATCCACAGCGGGATATTGAAATCTATCTCGAGGATGCGAAAGAGCACGGTTTTAAAATCGAGCATGTGATCCTCACGCATTTCCACGCCGACTTTATCGCCGGGCACATCGAACTGCGAAATCAATGCGGAGCTAAGATCTATCTCGGCAGTCGCGCCGAGGCCGAATTTGAATTCCAAAGACTGGGTGACGGCGATGCGATTGAATTTGGCAACGTACGGCTGCAGGCGCTGGAAACACCGGGGCATACGCCCGAAGGCCTCTCGATCCTGGTCTTCGACAAGAGTGTCGACAGCGAGCAGCCGCAATCGGTTTTAACAGGCGACACGCTGTTCATCGGCGACGTCGGTCGGCCCGACTTGTTGGCATCGATCGGTGTCACGGCCGATGAATTGGCAGATATGCTCTACGATTCGTTGCACAACAAATTGATGAAATTACCAGATGCGACACTCGTTTATCCTGCGCATGGCGCTGGATCGATGTGTGGTAAAAACTTGAGCGACGCCGCCTCAAGCACGATCGGGGAACAGAAACAATACAATTACGCGCTGCAGCCGATGACGCTGGAGGCGTTTAAGGAATTAGTCACCGCCGAACAGCCCGAAGCTCCTGACTACTTCGTGCACGATGCCATTTTGAACCGTCAAGAACGACCGGCAATGGACGAAACCATGCGTGACAAGTTGCGTCCGCTGGATGTCGACGAAGTCTTAAGCCTGCAGCACTCCGGCGCACAAATTGTCGATGTCCGCAGCGCTTTGGACTTTGCCGGTGGACATCTGCAAGGAGCGCTGAATATCGGCCTGGATGGAAAATATGCCACATGGGCCGGAACGATTTTAGACAAAGACCATGAGATTGTGGTCATCGCTGAACCTGGCCAGGAACAGGAAGCTGTCATGCGACTCGGAC from Symmachiella dynata encodes:
- a CDS encoding zinc-dependent metalloprotease, whose translation is MRVTSFAKRAIVAIAIVPMALWVPAAIAGGESAAKAADTAGKPSYEKILKGATAIEGVVPLYRKGSKLYAEMGPQQLGSEYLVLTSIARGIGKTPLLGGMTWGFDDDWVWRFKKVDDRIQIVRRNIRFRANHGSPESTAVTNAFTDSVLFSLPVITKGPHGGDLVDITKVFMSDLPQISHVLPGFSFAADRSNWAGVKGFKNNVELEVAATYASSGHVKIDTVADTRGVTIHVHYSISRLTPSDYRPRLADDRVGYFVTAVKDYSDNDGDDQFVRLINRWNVQKADPSAKLSPAKKPIVFWIENTVPYKYRQPIREGIAEWNKAFEAAGILNAIEVRQQPDDATWDPEDINYNTFRWMTANAGFAMGPSRINPYTGEILDADIILDADFVKSWSKQIETLTQEDVAGMTGGALDIETYRQQQAEKSAAEHAHHCSNCQGMSHQLALVHSVLPLHAEGERLEELKETAVMQGLKEVVMHEVGHTLGLRHNFKASTFRSLEELQNRELTSQTGLAASVMDYLPTNIVPDKDKQGDYFSTTIGPYDIWAIQYGYAPLPGGPRGEVPLLQAIAARSGEPGLIFATDEDTRGIDPDPDANRFDLGNDLIGYARQRSELVRQLLPKVVERATSDGKGYQRVRPSLNNLLSIQGQAMHFAARYVGGVRMNRSHQGDAGAKNPAEIVSPAQQREALQLLEDSVFSDAAYEIPPELFNHMSPARWSHWGSDVADRSDFPVHETIALWQNRILDQLLSPLTLDRVADNELKTPADQDALTVAELISRLTQSVFSEVDAIQPGEYTARKPAISSLRRNLQRSYLERVSHLVLKQPGDAAVVAAAKIGELQHTIDNLLAGKIELDIYTRSHLQDISLRIGKILDAGISKTA
- the trxA gene encoding thioredoxin; amino-acid sequence: MLNQGIQLYLAVAVSVGGLALWWSLQSPQRQRPQFTTMDTIIERERAEVAQPAVTNNPTREVERQLRRDAISHARAPQARVPHTAVPQAAAGQPVDVTDATFSSVVLDNDLPVLVDFGADWCGACRMIEPVIHELAGELGGQAVVAQVDVDDNPQIAARYGIKALPTLMVFKDGQPVEKVVGAARKAELRARIDSHSAPSKTLL
- a CDS encoding FKBP-type peptidyl-prolyl cis-trans isomerase, which produces MSFSFSKMKYPIAMGALLGVGAVAASTGLMQGSLQTARADTAATSAKASSGESKAGEATNASEAGVDLKALSYIIGTNVAQGMQEQKLPLQADEFIEGFRNAMAGKASKYSDEEMTAVLTAFQKQQMEALMAEHAKMSEAAKKKGEDFLAKNKMKEGVSETASGLQYRVIKAGDGKKPSESDRVKVHYRGTLMDGKEFDSSYKRGEPVEFNVGGVIPGWTEALQLMSPGAKWELYIPAELAYGPRGAGGAIGPNEVLVFEVELLDVMEQEPSKPLSVNLSEAKTATE
- a CDS encoding protein kinase domain-containing protein; this translates as MSFDDSPTKDLKWLVLLDEFEEALREGRETAAIEADALRRFGSEQLQILLMLKELYETDLAGFISHRDATVALTNAQTNQQSSEPRTFPKHFGRFKVLDKIGEGGNGVVLLAFDPQLNREVALKIPRMDASISDDMDRRFLREGRAAAALTHPNIIPVYEAGKFEKGRYILSAYCAGPNLAMWIARRCAQGLVNDPRKVAEWVAQLVEASEYAHRQGVVHRDLKPSNIMLEPDPSVPKRSEYAYIPRITDFGIAKFIAADSSVTQTGAILGTPQYMSPEQAAGRTKDVDESSDIYALGVILYELLVGKPPIMGATVLETLQKVVSEEPPSLRKQRPEIPRELAVICLKCLEKTPAQRYATAGDLAADLRRFLRGEPILARGQGTLRKTVHWVNRRKFSGVSVLMGAVAIAALVSLVAWFAMPRGAVSVFDGNGASASDPEVLREDQYYSDVKRAGEIWADSYFRIKDQPNTSTAIQELLKPHLPQDGNSDLRGFEWHYLWKLAHPQDYAPPPVLLTSFDAHAHEDDNLNNIYFIRFSPDSRSFATAGSDGLAHIWDAASGQRLQTLKGHSNEVNCVTFSADGSRVATASDDHTVRIWEVESGKEIGTLTGHETMVVGVAFSPLTSDVVSADDAGVLKVWDLDSMEERHSIQAHRGRIESVEFSKDGRWLVTASRDSTSIVWNTTNYTLDKTRRYGTSVRSAVFTHDSRYVAYCGDSGDVRFDSVENGIRWISLVGQQEDTAQAIRIAPDDQSMASVGSNGPIYLWDLPTQSIAHVIENDGVAFWGMDFSPDGRLFVAGDSAGRLRVWDISAGFHRTKLAAEPLGLQGIAISPNSRFLALGQHTGTRDPRQASGGWQIWDIAAEIPRLVHQETGDSIFSLAFSPDGEHLALGGLEHGSVKSIVRIVNSLTYKEQSQISLEEGVPMQLAILADNRRLLVGSNAWESDVNTISLWDMVTNDRLDNQSLGHGSLHGENLQIPISSDGKWIATNSGQNMIIPFGRKGFLQPSRLNTPMAATAMAFAPDGHAIALGLKRGEIALWDYLNNQEIEILQGGFSIYRSVKFSPDGNALVAGAFDDTAIRLWRLRHWEALLSLPIPGGRGSFQHLLFSPDGQTIIAGGWSGRVELWNHPNWREAVRTQPSNIFLWRIDTENPVQVSPQ
- a CDS encoding ArsR/SmtB family transcription factor; amino-acid sequence: MKAKKTKATIAPMEAFGQAAECLKALAHPARLRMVQLLLDGRYTVGELAEDCDIPNNVASEHLRLMQRCGFLTSQREGRKVFYEVAEPHLADIMKCIESRFLAAP
- a CDS encoding rhodanese-like domain-containing protein; translated protein: MATLKTISVQELAEIGDQKKVELIDVRTPAEFRETHATIARNVPLDALNPEKLLADRNGSGDQPLYVICNSGNRSSKACEKLIHAGCENVVNVEGGTQAWEQANLPVVRGKKTVSLERQVRIAAGSLVLLGSVLALTVHPYFAGLAAFVGAGLVFAGVTDTCGMAMLLAKMPWNRVSSDDQQCRVA
- a CDS encoding MBL fold metallo-hydrolase, with translation MYFQRYYLECLSHASYMVADEQTGVAAVIDPQRDIEIYLEDAKEHGFKIEHVILTHFHADFIAGHIELRNQCGAKIYLGSRAEAEFEFQRLGDGDAIEFGNVRLQALETPGHTPEGLSILVFDKSVDSEQPQSVLTGDTLFIGDVGRPDLLASIGVTADELADMLYDSLHNKLMKLPDATLVYPAHGAGSMCGKNLSDAASSTIGEQKQYNYALQPMTLEAFKELVTAEQPEAPDYFVHDAILNRQERPAMDETMRDKLRPLDVDEVLSLQHSGAQIVDVRSALDFAGGHLQGALNIGLDGKYATWAGTILDKDHEIVVIAEPGQEQEAVMRLGRIGFDNVVGYLLGGLNALDDRPDLLQRTERITAQALAEQQSAASHYFILDIRTPTEYQQGHIEGSYNIPLNHLEERLQTIPSDETVVIHCAGGYRSSLGASLLQKHGLENVLDLVGGFGAWKASQLPQVPATASTT